The Clostridium septicum genome contains a region encoding:
- the uvrC gene encoding excinuclease ABC subunit UvrC, whose product MFDFEYHLKNLPEKPGVYIMKNNLGEIIYVGKAKILKNRVKSYFQNSKNHSEKVRVMVKNIAEFEYIITDTEMEALILECNLIKKYSPKYNIVLKDDKFYPFIKITINDDYPRVFVTRKYAKDGSKYFGPYTNGTAVYETINLINKLFPLRTCKLSIKEDGEKVRPCLNYHIKKCLGPCAGHVSKEKYLEMINDIMDILKGKDKTIVSNLKSSMEKASMNLEFEKAAEFRDKISAIEAIAEKQKIFKTMEGDEDFINIFQDEKDSCIQVFFSRDGKITGREHFIFENTSNDNMGEILGEFITSFYGGTAKIPKTIFVPQIEDLDLIEEFLTIKRGSKVWIKIPQKGQKKDMLEMVKNNGKVTLEKFKDKFLQEKEINRISLLELQESLSLDEAPFRIEAYDISNIQGVDSVGTMVVFEEGRAKNSDYRRFRIKSVKGANDYDSMREILERRFTHGLEEIKKIQERSLNFSAGKFSSFPDLIMMDGGKGQVNVALDVLKKLNINIPVCGLVKDNKHQTRGIIFNNNEIIINRHSNLMQMIRRIQDEVHRFAITYHRSLRDKRTLHSILEDIPNVGEKRRRNLLMKFGSVENIKNATLEELLETESIDKKSAQSIIDYFGK is encoded by the coding sequence ATGTTTGATTTTGAGTACCATTTAAAAAATTTACCAGAAAAACCTGGTGTATATATAATGAAAAATAATTTAGGTGAAATTATTTATGTAGGTAAGGCAAAAATATTAAAGAATAGAGTAAAAAGCTATTTTCAAAACTCTAAAAACCATTCTGAAAAGGTTAGAGTTATGGTAAAGAATATAGCTGAGTTTGAATATATAATTACAGATACTGAAATGGAAGCATTAATTTTAGAATGTAATTTAATTAAAAAATATAGTCCTAAATACAATATTGTATTAAAGGATGATAAATTCTATCCATTTATAAAAATAACTATAAATGATGACTATCCTAGAGTATTTGTAACAAGAAAATATGCAAAGGATGGAAGTAAGTATTTTGGTCCATATACTAATGGAACTGCAGTGTATGAAACTATAAATTTAATAAATAAATTATTTCCACTTAGAACATGTAAACTTTCAATCAAAGAAGATGGAGAAAAGGTTAGACCATGTCTCAATTATCACATAAAAAAATGCTTAGGACCATGCGCAGGACATGTAAGTAAAGAAAAATATCTAGAAATGATTAATGATATTATGGATATACTTAAAGGTAAAGATAAAACCATAGTATCTAATTTAAAATCTAGCATGGAAAAAGCATCTATGAATTTAGAATTTGAAAAAGCAGCAGAATTTAGAGATAAAATTTCAGCTATAGAGGCCATTGCAGAAAAGCAAAAGATATTTAAAACAATGGAAGGGGATGAAGATTTTATCAATATTTTCCAAGATGAAAAAGATAGTTGTATACAAGTTTTCTTTTCTAGAGACGGTAAGATTACTGGTAGAGAGCATTTTATATTTGAAAATACATCAAATGATAATATGGGAGAAATTTTAGGTGAATTTATAACTTCTTTTTATGGAGGTACTGCCAAAATTCCTAAAACAATATTTGTTCCACAAATAGAAGATTTAGATTTAATAGAAGAGTTTTTAACTATAAAGAGAGGGTCAAAAGTATGGATTAAGATACCTCAAAAGGGACAAAAGAAAGATATGCTTGAGATGGTTAAAAATAATGGTAAAGTAACTTTAGAGAAATTTAAAGATAAGTTTTTACAAGAGAAAGAAATAAATAGGATTTCATTATTAGAATTACAAGAATCTTTATCCTTAGATGAAGCACCTTTTAGGATAGAAGCATATGATATATCGAATATACAAGGTGTTGATTCCGTTGGTACTATGGTTGTTTTTGAAGAAGGAAGAGCGAAAAATAGTGATTATAGAAGATTTAGGATAAAATCTGTAAAAGGTGCTAATGATTATGATAGTATGAGAGAAATCCTGGAAAGAAGATTTACTCATGGACTTGAAGAAATTAAAAAAATTCAAGAGAGGAGTTTGAACTTTTCAGCAGGTAAGTTTTCAAGCTTTCCAGACCTTATAATGATGGATGGTGGTAAAGGTCAGGTAAATGTAGCTTTAGATGTATTAAAAAAACTAAACATAAATATACCTGTATGTGGACTTGTTAAGGATAATAAACATCAAACTAGAGGAATTATTTTTAATAATAATGAAATTATTATTAATAGACATTCAAATTTAATGCAAATGATAAGAAGAATCCAAGATGAGGTACATAGATTTGCTATTACTTATCATAGAAGTCTTAGAGATAAAAGAACATTACATTCTATATTAGAAGATATTCCTAATGTGGGAGAGAAAAGAAGAAGAAATTTACTTATGAAATTTGGTAGTGTTGAAAATATAAAAAATGCTACATTAGAAGAATTGTTAGAAACTGAAAGTATAGATAAAAAATCAGCTCAAAGTATAATCGATTATTTTGGAAAATAG
- a CDS encoding dTDP-4-dehydrorhamnose 3,5-epimerase family protein: MFRVKPLEVEGCFVITPSISMNNTCDLIKVFNDIQFNIYGLSTEFKEEYYAIAKPGAVRGMHFQSPPEAHDKLVTCIKGEIQDVIVDLRKHSKTFGKYAMVNLNESNKELVYIPKGCAHGYYIKGEKEALIFYKVTKPFIPEYRGGIHWSSLNIPWDFKGEIKVEEEDEKFPKFEDFDSPF, encoded by the coding sequence ATGTTTAGAGTAAAGCCATTAGAAGTTGAGGGATGTTTTGTAATTACACCATCTATATCAATGAATAATACATGTGACCTTATAAAAGTGTTTAATGATATTCAATTTAACATTTATGGATTAAGTACGGAATTCAAGGAAGAATATTATGCCATTGCAAAACCTGGTGCTGTAAGAGGGATGCACTTTCAAAGTCCTCCTGAAGCACATGATAAGCTGGTAACATGTATAAAAGGAGAAATACAAGATGTAATAGTAGACTTAAGAAAGCACTCAAAAACTTTTGGTAAATATGCTATGGTAAACTTAAATGAGAGCAATAAAGAACTTGTGTATATTCCAAAAGGATGTGCTCATGGATACTATATTAAAGGTGAAAAGGAAGCGTTAATTTTTTATAAAGTAACAAAACCATTTATACCTGAATATAGAGGGGGAATCCATTGGAGTTCATTGAATATACCATGGGATTTTAAGGGTGAAATAAAAGTTGAAGAAGAGGATGAAAAATTTCCAAAGTTTGAAGATTTTGATTCTCCATTTTAA
- a CDS encoding peptidoglycan D,D-transpeptidase FtsI family protein codes for MNDLAKSVRNVMVVFLFCFIGLISYMAYFQLFKGPDIAEDPKNVRLWAKRNEVLRGTIYDRQGNPLTKSERQDTLTQKREYLQGDLYVHALGYVDERYGLTGLEEEFDSELSTYNTFTTGFRNLFKDFDLKKAFSERDKEEDKKVGNGLVTTLDYNIQKVAYDALGDMKGSVVALNPKTGEILAMVSKPTYDPANLEQVINDANSGANTDNKLINRAVNGVYPPGSVFKTITLSSAIENNPSVTGRIFNDTGKITFADGSTLNNYMYQAHGNIDLRTAYRVSSNVVFGTLAMELGNDKLKATAEKFGFNSRIPAEGVSISVSEFPTLESYEEGNIAQSGIGQGSVVVTPMQMAIMAATVANDGVLMQPKLVNKIVDKDGNLIREISNKVLKDNVISKDTAETVKSYMGYLVSNNIYRWPAFDGTNAGAKTGTADYKLPDGTDAVPHGWFITAAPLDDPKIAVAVIVENGENGAGTAAEIASKVVRMAVLGE; via the coding sequence ATGAATGATTTAGCAAAAAGTGTTAGAAATGTTATGGTGGTGTTCCTTTTTTGCTTTATAGGATTAATATCATATATGGCCTACTTTCAATTATTCAAAGGTCCTGATATTGCGGAAGATCCTAAAAATGTAAGATTATGGGCAAAAAGAAATGAAGTTTTAAGAGGAACTATCTATGATAGGCAAGGAAATCCCTTAACAAAAAGTGAGCGTCAAGATACTTTAACGCAAAAGAGAGAGTATTTGCAGGGTGATCTTTATGTTCATGCTTTAGGATATGTTGATGAAAGATATGGACTTACAGGGTTAGAAGAAGAATTTGATAGTGAACTTTCAACATATAATACTTTTACAACTGGATTTAGAAACTTATTTAAGGATTTTGACTTGAAGAAAGCCTTTTCTGAAAGGGATAAAGAAGAAGATAAGAAGGTAGGAAATGGATTAGTAACTACATTAGATTATAACATTCAAAAAGTAGCATACGATGCATTAGGAGATATGAAAGGGTCAGTTGTAGCTTTAAACCCTAAAACAGGAGAAATATTAGCTATGGTTTCAAAACCAACATATGATCCAGCAAATTTAGAGCAAGTAATAAATGATGCTAATTCAGGAGCAAATACAGATAATAAACTTATAAATAGAGCTGTAAATGGTGTTTATCCACCAGGATCAGTTTTTAAAACAATAACATTATCAAGTGCAATAGAAAATAATCCTTCTGTAACAGGAAGAATTTTTAATGATACTGGTAAAATAACATTTGCAGATGGTTCAACATTAAATAACTATATGTATCAAGCTCATGGAAATATTGATTTAAGAACAGCCTATAGAGTTTCAAGTAATGTTGTTTTTGGGACATTAGCAATGGAGCTAGGAAATGATAAATTAAAAGCTACTGCAGAAAAATTTGGATTTAATTCAAGAATACCAGCAGAAGGTGTTTCAATATCAGTAAGTGAGTTCCCTACTTTAGAATCTTATGAAGAAGGGAATATAGCACAAAGTGGTATTGGTCAAGGAAGTGTTGTAGTAACACCTATGCAAATGGCTATAATGGCGGCAACAGTAGCTAATGATGGAGTATTGATGCAACCTAAGTTAGTTAATAAAATAGTTGATAAAGATGGTAATTTAATTAGAGAAATTTCAAATAAAGTTTTAAAAGATAATGTAATATCAAAAGATACAGCAGAAACAGTTAAATCATATATGGGATATCTAGTATCAAATAATATATATAGATGGCCAGCTTTTGATGGAACAAATGCTGGAGCTAAAACGGGTACAGCAGATTATAAATTACCAGATGGTACAGATGCAGTTCCACATGGATGGTTCATAACAGCAGCACCATTAGATGATCCTAAAATTGCAGTAGCAGTAATAGTTGAAAATGGGGAAAATGGTGCAGGAACAGCAGCAGAAATAGCATCTAAGGTAGTTAGAATGGCTGTTTTAGGTGAATAA
- a CDS encoding FtsW/RodA/SpoVE family cell cycle protein translates to MKSTLKLEKRVLKLIYLLCLLLFTNLALLKKPFDYKALGMGVILCLIIGYSHYVIRKFYPDGDKFMLIFSSILAVVGIAVIYRINPSEAMKQLIWVVLGIISYIAIVVILPDLKSFAKYKRIYMILTLVLMPMALILGKEIYGAKNWVYVAGFGFQPSEFGKIALVLYLAAALMKYESKKNLKEEFKQLIEPALIAMYSLACMVLQTDLGSALIFFGISVTMLYIATSKKKYVFTCLGLSAIGAVGAYKMFGHVRNRVMIWLDPWKYANDQGMQIVQGLYAISSGGLFGVGLGKGYPEFIPVNTSDFIFAVVCEELGMIFAVGIMIIYFLLFYRGIRAAFVTNEKFSQLSAVGFSTMIACQTLVIIGGIFKVIPLTGITLPLISYGGSSMITIFFTLGILQKISEEA, encoded by the coding sequence ATGAAAAGTACTTTAAAGTTAGAAAAGAGAGTTCTTAAGCTAATCTATCTACTATGTTTACTTCTTTTTACTAATCTTGCCTTGTTAAAGAAACCATTTGATTACAAAGCACTTGGAATGGGAGTTATATTATGTTTAATAATAGGATACTCCCATTATGTAATAAGAAAGTTTTATCCTGATGGAGATAAATTTATGTTGATTTTCTCAAGTATTTTAGCTGTAGTTGGGATAGCAGTAATATATAGAATAAATCCATCAGAAGCAATGAAACAACTTATATGGGTTGTTTTAGGAATAATTTCATATATTGCAATAGTAGTTATATTACCAGACTTAAAGAGTTTTGCAAAATATAAAAGAATATATATGATATTAACCTTAGTATTAATGCCTATGGCTCTAATATTAGGAAAAGAAATATATGGAGCTAAAAACTGGGTGTATGTTGCTGGCTTTGGATTCCAACCATCTGAATTTGGGAAGATAGCATTAGTATTATATTTGGCAGCGGCATTAATGAAGTATGAAAGCAAGAAAAATTTAAAAGAAGAGTTTAAACAATTAATAGAACCAGCATTAATAGCTATGTACTCATTAGCTTGTATGGTACTTCAAACAGATTTAGGATCAGCATTAATTTTCTTTGGTATCTCAGTGACTATGTTATATATAGCAACATCAAAGAAAAAATATGTATTTACTTGTTTAGGGTTATCAGCAATAGGTGCAGTTGGAGCTTATAAAATGTTTGGACACGTAAGAAACAGAGTAATGATTTGGTTAGATCCTTGGAAATATGCTAATGATCAAGGTATGCAAATAGTACAAGGATTATATGCTATATCATCAGGCGGACTATTTGGTGTAGGGCTTGGTAAGGGATATCCAGAATTTATACCTGTAAATACAAGTGATTTTATATTTGCAGTTGTTTGTGAAGAACTTGGTATGATATTTGCAGTTGGAATTATGATAATATATTTCTTATTATTCTATAGAGGTATAAGAGCTGCATTTGTTACAAATGAGAAATTTAGTCAATTATCAGCAGTAGGGTTTAGTACAATGATAGCATGTCAAACATTAGTTATTATTGGTGGAATTTTTAAAGTAATTCCTCTTACAGGAATAACATTACCACTTATTAGTTATGGTGGTAGTTCAATGATAACAATATTCTTTACTCTAGGTATATTGCAAAAGATTTCTGAGGAGGCATAA
- a CDS encoding FHA domain-containing protein: protein MSFSRLMTFVFGIVFIIILYFIIYYALKIMYKDVKSGGKRKQASGKKNYGIEVLRSGDNPNLEEGTLLLLRAPLTIGRREDNTIQLSEPYVSGNHAKLIVKNNEVFIEDLNSTNGVFVNEEKINGSFKLKPNDKIKIGSAIFKVIRSDKK, encoded by the coding sequence ATGAGTTTTTCAAGACTGATGACTTTTGTCTTTGGTATAGTATTTATTATTATATTATATTTTATAATTTACTATGCATTAAAGATCATGTACAAAGACGTTAAAAGTGGTGGAAAAAGGAAACAAGCTTCAGGTAAGAAAAATTATGGTATAGAGGTCTTGAGATCAGGAGATAATCCAAATCTCGAAGAAGGAACCTTATTGCTATTAAGAGCTCCACTAACTATAGGAAGAAGAGAAGATAACACTATACAATTGTCAGAACCTTATGTTTCTGGAAATCATGCTAAACTTATAGTTAAAAATAATGAAGTATTTATTGAAGATTTAAATAGTACAAATGGAGTTTTTGTAAATGAGGAGAAAATAAATGGAAGCTTTAAATTAAAGCCAAATGACAAAATAAAAATAGGAAGTGCAATTTTTAAGGTTATAAGATCAGATAAAAAATAG
- the uvrA gene encoding excinuclease ABC subunit UvrA produces the protein MKDKIIIKGAKVHNLKNVSLEIPRDKLIVFTGLSGSGKSSLAFDTLYAEGQRRYVESLSSYARQFLGQMDKPDVEYIEGLSPAISIDQKTTSKNPRSTVGTVTEIYDYLRLLYARVGVPYCPKCNIEISKQSVDQIVDGVVTLGDKTKIQVLAPIIRGKKGTHEKVLENIKKNGFVRARVDGEIYDLTEEEISLDKNKKHNIEAVVDRIILKEGIEGRLSDSIETALKLAEGLVVINVIGGEDILFSEKFACPECGLSIDEIEPRLFSFNSPFGKCDYCDGLGSLIELDENLIIPNKELSILEGAIATWGDGRLKDDSWTFAILKALSEEYDIDLSRPVKEMPKEHIDLILYGTKGKKLNVIYTKEGVKAQYSYAYEGEINSLKRRYRETNSDIIKADIEQYMSNSYCPKCKGARLRKEALAIKVGSKNIYEFVKMPIREELEYLDSLEFSEKDKIISDQIIKEISSRLNFLIDVGLDYLNLSRNSGTLSGGESQRIRLATQIGSALMGVLYILDEPSIGLHQRDNDRLIKTLKNLRDVGNTVIVVEHDDDTIKEADYIVDIGPRAGEHGGEIVAAGPIDVIKNCDDSITGQYLTGKKEVKIPEKRRKGNGNKISIKGAKENNLKNVNVDIPLGTLTMITGVSGSGKSTLVNEILYKGLNRIVNRSKNPVGAHKEIKGAEFIDKIIDIDQSPIGRTPRSNPATYTGTFDIIRELFSTTPEAKMRGYKPGRFSFNVKGGRCEACSGDGIIKIEMQFLSDVYVPCEVCKGKRYNRETLEVKYKGKSIDDVLNMTVEEALKFFENIPRIKNKLETLNDVGLGYIRLGQPSTQLSGGEAQRIKLAFELSKRSTGKTLYILDEPTTGLHIDDVNRLVEILQRLVEGGNTVVVIEHNLDMIKCADYIIDLGPEGGDKGGTIVGVGTPEKISTLENSYTGKYLKKMLR, from the coding sequence ATGAAAGATAAAATTATTATAAAAGGAGCTAAGGTTCATAACTTAAAAAATGTTTCTCTAGAGATACCAAGAGATAAATTAATAGTATTTACTGGGCTATCTGGCTCAGGAAAGTCTTCTTTAGCTTTTGATACTCTTTACGCAGAAGGTCAAAGAAGATATGTAGAGTCTTTATCTTCCTATGCAAGACAATTCTTAGGTCAAATGGATAAACCAGATGTTGAATATATAGAGGGTTTATCACCAGCTATATCAATAGATCAAAAAACTACAAGTAAAAATCCACGTTCAACAGTTGGAACAGTAACAGAAATATATGATTATTTAAGATTACTATATGCAAGAGTGGGAGTGCCGTATTGTCCAAAATGTAATATAGAAATTTCTAAACAATCTGTTGATCAAATTGTGGATGGAGTAGTTACTCTTGGAGATAAAACTAAGATTCAAGTTTTAGCTCCAATAATTAGGGGGAAAAAAGGGACTCATGAGAAAGTTTTAGAAAATATAAAGAAAAATGGTTTTGTAAGAGCTAGAGTAGATGGGGAAATATATGATCTAACAGAAGAGGAAATTTCCTTAGATAAAAATAAAAAACACAATATTGAAGCCGTAGTAGACAGAATAATTCTTAAAGAAGGTATAGAAGGAAGATTAAGTGACTCTATAGAGACAGCGCTTAAACTTGCAGAAGGATTAGTAGTTATAAATGTAATAGGTGGAGAAGATATTTTATTTAGTGAAAAGTTTGCTTGTCCAGAATGCGGATTAAGTATAGATGAAATAGAGCCAAGATTATTTTCATTTAACTCACCTTTTGGAAAATGTGATTATTGTGATGGTCTTGGAAGTTTAATAGAATTAGATGAAAATTTAATAATACCAAATAAAGAATTAAGTATTTTAGAAGGTGCAATAGCTACTTGGGGAGACGGAAGATTAAAAGATGATTCTTGGACATTTGCTATATTAAAAGCTTTAAGTGAAGAATATGATATAGATTTAAGTAGACCAGTAAAAGAAATGCCAAAAGAACATATTGACTTAATTCTTTATGGAACAAAAGGAAAAAAATTAAATGTTATTTATACTAAAGAAGGAGTAAAAGCTCAATATTCCTATGCTTATGAAGGTGAAATTAACTCTTTAAAGCGAAGATATAGAGAAACAAATTCAGATATAATTAAAGCTGACATAGAGCAATATATGAGTAATAGTTATTGTCCTAAATGTAAAGGAGCAAGATTAAGAAAAGAAGCTTTAGCAATAAAGGTTGGAAGTAAAAATATTTATGAATTTGTTAAAATGCCTATTAGAGAAGAGCTTGAGTACTTAGATTCTCTTGAGTTTTCAGAAAAAGATAAAATTATAAGTGATCAAATAATTAAGGAAATAAGTAGCAGGTTAAACTTTTTAATAGATGTAGGATTAGATTATTTAAATTTATCAAGAAATTCGGGAACATTATCTGGAGGAGAGTCACAAAGAATAAGACTTGCAACTCAAATTGGATCAGCTCTTATGGGAGTGTTATATATACTTGATGAACCTAGTATAGGATTGCATCAAAGGGATAATGATAGATTAATTAAAACTTTAAAAAACCTAAGAGATGTAGGAAATACTGTTATTGTTGTTGAACATGATGATGATACTATAAAGGAAGCAGATTATATAGTAGATATAGGGCCAAGAGCTGGTGAGCATGGTGGTGAAATAGTTGCTGCTGGACCAATAGATGTAATTAAAAATTGTGATGATTCTATAACTGGTCAATATTTAACGGGAAAAAAAGAGGTTAAGATTCCAGAGAAAAGAAGAAAAGGAAATGGTAATAAGATAAGTATAAAAGGTGCTAAAGAAAATAATTTAAAAAATGTAAATGTAGATATACCACTTGGAACTTTAACTATGATTACTGGAGTTTCTGGTTCAGGAAAAAGTACTTTAGTAAATGAAATACTTTATAAAGGATTAAATAGAATTGTAAATAGAAGCAAAAATCCAGTAGGAGCACATAAAGAGATTAAAGGTGCAGAATTTATAGATAAAATCATAGATATAGATCAAAGTCCTATAGGAAGAACTCCAAGATCAAATCCAGCAACTTATACAGGAACTTTTGACATAATAAGAGAATTATTTTCAACGACACCTGAAGCTAAAATGAGAGGTTATAAACCAGGTAGATTTAGCTTTAATGTTAAAGGCGGAAGATGTGAGGCTTGTTCAGGTGATGGAATAATTAAAATAGAAATGCAGTTTTTATCAGATGTATATGTACCTTGTGAGGTATGTAAAGGAAAGAGATACAATAGAGAAACTTTAGAAGTTAAATATAAAGGAAAATCTATAGATGATGTTTTAAATATGACAGTAGAAGAAGCATTAAAATTCTTTGAAAATATTCCAAGAATAAAAAATAAGCTTGAGACATTAAATGATGTAGGACTTGGATATATAAGATTAGGTCAACCATCAACACAGTTATCTGGTGGTGAAGCACAAAGAATTAAACTAGCATTCGAATTATCAAAAAGAAGTACAGGAAAGACATTATATATTCTAGATGAACCAACAACAGGATTGCATATAGATGATGTAAATAGATTAGTAGAAATTCTTCAAAGATTAGTTGAAGGAGGAAATACTGTAGTAGTTATTGAACATAATTTAGATATGATAAAGTGCGCTGATTATATTATAGATCTTGGTCCGGAAGGTGGAGATAAGGGAGGAACTATAGTAGGAGTTGGAACTCCAGAAAAAATAAGCACTTTAGAAAATTCATATACAGGCAAATATCTTAAGAAGATGTTAAGATAA
- a CDS encoding DUF3796 domain-containing protein yields MDYNKYKYVGLLGLFSLIGLRAFWSHEYMYLLAMINLVWFTFFYENSLVYKKTLKVSK; encoded by the coding sequence ATGGACTATAACAAATACAAATATGTAGGATTACTCGGATTATTTTCTTTAATTGGGTTAAGAGCATTTTGGTCACATGAATATATGTATTTATTAGCCATGATTAATTTGGTTTGGTTTACATTTTTTTATGAAAATAGCTTAGTCTATAAGAAGACATTAAAGGTTTCAAAATAG
- a CDS encoding response regulator, translating into MKKVMIIEDDPMVALINRKYVESIKGFLVEDVVSEKDKAIKILKSKSIDLILLDVYLPKENGIEILKAIRAEGILVDVIMITATNKVEKIKCAFAYGVVDYLIKPFEFDRFQEAINKFLAKDNLLKECTGIKQKQIDNLSKVEITLDLPKGLNEKTLKKLTDFLEENIGTIWTIREIASELGISNVTIKKYMEYLEEVGKVSSTITYGNIGRPEYKYEYKNSMV; encoded by the coding sequence ATGAAAAAAGTAATGATAATTGAAGATGATCCTATGGTAGCTCTAATAAATAGAAAGTATGTTGAATCTATAAAGGGCTTTTTAGTAGAAGATGTAGTATCAGAAAAGGATAAGGCTATTAAAATATTAAAAAGCAAATCCATAGATCTTATTTTATTAGATGTGTATTTACCAAAGGAAAATGGAATTGAAATATTAAAAGCAATTAGAGCTGAAGGAATATTAGTAGATGTAATAATGATAACAGCTACTAATAAGGTGGAAAAAATAAAATGTGCCTTTGCTTATGGTGTAGTTGATTACTTAATAAAACCATTTGAATTTGATAGATTTCAGGAAGCTATTAATAAGTTTTTAGCAAAAGATAATTTATTAAAAGAATGTACTGGTATAAAACAAAAGCAAATTGATAATTTATCAAAAGTTGAGATTACTTTAGATTTACCAAAAGGATTAAATGAAAAGACGCTTAAAAAATTAACTGACTTTTTAGAGGAAAACATAGGTACTATATGGACAATAAGGGAAATTGCTAGTGAATTAGGTATAAGTAATGTAACTATAAAAAAATATATGGAGTATTTGGAGGAAGTAGGAAAGGTATCTTCTACCATAACTTATGGTAATATTGGAAGACCTGAATATAAATACGAATATAAAAATAGTATGGTATAA
- a CDS encoding ATP-binding protein: MKFKLSFKQQNMILATIIALIQVMILQTLFIDDKIKTLNKNIKSDLYTSAIYISKTPFIKEKLKNRENDYAIQRFTKELIEVNGNIDIIVVADITGEKYSHLDERQIGEIFKNPDKKDVLEKGIGYYSSMTGSMGKTLRYFEPIFYDGQQVGFVMVGKYETEIKGLMKNIIVVFIVLFVISLIVNLLLANWFAKKIKNKIFGMEPEEIARLYTQKEIILNNIKEGIIALDNRDKIIEVNNACYYLLKDFDEEKIFGKILPYIKKREVIEMKEFIIGGEKVFLSIYPMIGVQGYLGSIITIIDRNEINKIAKEITGVDEIIRNLRATVHEFKNKLHVILGLIKIEEYDEARKYIINTQESQESVDGKFINIEDNYIKGLLVSRQLVANERNINFEIDNESNLYEKHKQIESYDLITIIGNLLENAFEACLSSKREDMKVDISIKENNEKIFIKVKDNGVPINEDIKNSLFMQGVSSKGKGRGFGLSLIKSRVELYSGNIKIDEIKDTKIFIIEINKGEGYEKSNDN, encoded by the coding sequence ATGAAGTTTAAACTAAGTTTCAAACAACAAAATATGATCTTAGCAACAATTATAGCATTAATTCAAGTAATGATTTTACAAACGTTATTTATAGATGATAAAATAAAGACTTTAAATAAAAATATAAAAAGTGACTTGTACACATCAGCTATTTATATAAGTAAAACACCGTTTATAAAAGAAAAACTTAAGAATAGGGAAAATGACTATGCTATTCAACGATTTACAAAAGAGTTAATAGAAGTAAATGGGAATATAGACATAATAGTAGTAGCAGATATAACTGGGGAAAAATATTCTCATTTAGATGAAAGACAAATAGGAGAGATATTTAAAAATCCAGATAAAAAGGATGTTTTAGAAAAAGGGATTGGTTATTATTCAAGTATGACTGGATCTATGGGTAAAACCTTAAGATATTTTGAACCAATATTTTATGATGGCCAGCAAGTTGGATTTGTAATGGTAGGAAAATATGAAACGGAAATAAAAGGATTAATGAAAAATATTATAGTAGTATTTATTGTTTTATTTGTAATTTCATTAATAGTTAACTTGCTTTTAGCAAATTGGTTTGCTAAAAAGATAAAAAATAAAATATTTGGAATGGAACCAGAAGAAATAGCTAGACTATATACCCAAAAGGAAATCATATTAAATAATATAAAAGAAGGAATAATAGCATTAGATAATAGGGATAAAATAATAGAAGTGAATAATGCATGTTATTATTTATTAAAAGATTTTGATGAAGAAAAAATTTTTGGGAAAATATTACCTTATATAAAAAAAAGAGAAGTTATAGAGATGAAGGAATTTATAATAGGTGGAGAAAAAGTATTTTTATCAATTTATCCTATGATTGGAGTACAAGGATATTTAGGTTCAATAATTACTATTATAGATAGAAATGAAATAAATAAAATAGCTAAGGAAATAACAGGGGTAGATGAAATTATTCGGAATTTAAGAGCTACTGTGCATGAATTTAAAAATAAATTACATGTAATTTTAGGTCTTATAAAAATAGAGGAATACGATGAAGCAAGAAAATATATTATAAATACTCAGGAATCTCAAGAATCAGTTGATGGGAAATTTATAAATATAGAAGATAATTATATAAAAGGTTTATTAGTTAGTAGGCAATTAGTAGCAAATGAAAGAAATATAAACTTTGAAATAGATAATGAATCTAATTTATATGAAAAACATAAACAAATTGAATCCTATGATTTAATAACAATAATAGGAAATTTATTAGAAAATGCTTTTGAAGCTTGTCTTTCAAGTAAAAGAGAAGATATGAAAGTAGATATTTCCATAAAGGAGAATAATGAAAAAATATTTATTAAAGTAAAAGATAATGGAGTTCCAATTAATGAAGATATAAAAAATAGTTTATTCATGCAAGGAGTATCATCTAAGGGAAAAGGACGTGGTTTTGGTTTATCATTAATAAAGAGTAGGGTGGAACTATATAGTGGTAATATCAAAATAGATGAAATTAAAGATACTAAAATATTTATTATTGAAATTAACAAAGGAGAGGGTTATGAAAAAAGTAATGATAATTGA